A window of the Brassica oleracea var. oleracea cultivar TO1000 chromosome C1, BOL, whole genome shotgun sequence genome harbors these coding sequences:
- the LOC106325056 gene encoding uncharacterized protein LOC106325056: MFFSSITSMPDKVKQETSRSFQGMSELQPGNDNNQQPNGGVPPSLPSTSAEALAGSKRLRRPSVRLGEIGGDQYQAAYDSQVRKPKKDMSKSSTRTRALTNLSSGYDNSGTIGDEREVNVDSFGVGSWRVKKRVGPSTKRVRSNWVSRIGEMDHGDELEGGYRDFSREDSESPIKDESLVRDGGGYYGSSGNREFELSEPSNMEGIGGGGREGVKIWLQELGLGRYWPMFEIHEVDEEVLPLLTLEDLKDMGINAVGSRRKMFCAIQKLGREFS, from the coding sequence ATGTTCTTTAGTAGCATCACATCTATGCCCGACAAAGTGAAGCAAGAAACCTCTCGATCTTTTCAAGGAATGTCGGAATTGCAACCAGGTAACGACAATAACCAGCAACCCAACGGCGGCGTTCCTCCTTCTCTGCCGTCAACATCAGCCGAAGCTCTCGCCGGATCGAAACGATTGAGGAGACCGAGCGTTAGATTAGGCGAAATCGGCGGCGACCAGTACCAAGCGGCGTACGATTCGCAGGTGAGGAAACCCAAGAAAGATATGAGCAAGTCGTCGACGAGGACTCGAGCTTTGACGAATTTGAGTTCTGGGTACGATAACAGCGGAACCATAGGTGACGAAAGAGAAGTGAATGTCGATTCTTTCGGTGTCGGGAGTTGGCGGGTCAAGAAACGGGTCGGGCCGTCGACGAAGCGAGTGAGATCCAATTGGGTATCGAGAATTGGGGAAATGGATCACGGCGATGAGCTGGAAGGTGGGTATAGGGATTTCAGTAGAGAAGATTCGGAGAGTCCGATAAAGGACGAGTCTTTAGTGAGAGACGGTGGTGGGTATTACGGTAGTAGCGGAAACAGAGAGTTTGAGTTGTCAGAGCCGTCGAATATGGAGGGAATTGGTGGTGGAGGAAGAGAAGGGGTGAAGATTTGGCTGCAAGAGCTGGGGTTAGGGAGGTATTGGCCAATGTTTGAGATACATGAGGTCGATGAAGAGGTTTTGCCTTTATTGACGTTGGAGGATTTGAAAGATATGGGGATTAATGCTGTTGGGTCGAGGAGGAAGATGTTCTGTGCTATTCAGAAGCTTGGTAGGGAGTTCTCCTGA
- the LOC106313514 gene encoding long chain base biosynthesis protein 2b isoform X1, protein MITIPYLTAVSTYFSYGLLFAFGQLRDYSRRIFDWWSTNNLHGYAPICLAHEDFYIRRLYHRIQDCFGRPISSAPDAWVDVVERFSNDNNKTLKINHCRRTTKSTRCLNLGSYNYLGFGSYDEYCTPLVIDSLKKFSPSTCSSRVDAGTTSVHAELEECVAKYVGKPAAIVTGMGYATNSAIIPVLIGKVCFCCYLSCGDVTPKTYVLQGGLIISDSLNHTSIVNGARGSGATIRVFQHNTPAHLERVLKEQIAEGQPRTHRPWKKIMVVVEGIYSMEGEICQLPEIVSICKKYKAYVYLDEAHSIGAIGKTGRGVCELLGVDTADVDIMMGTFTKSFGSCGGYIAGSKDLIQYLKYQCPAHLYATSISTPSAQQIISAVKVILGEDGSNRGAQKLARIRENSNFFRAELQKMGFEVLGDNDSPVMPIMLYNPAKIPAFSRECLRENVAVVVVGFPATPLLLARARICISASHSREDLIKALQVISKAGDLTGIKYFPAAPKKQEEVKDTIKLD, encoded by the exons ATGATTACGATCCCATACCTAACCGCTGTATCGACCTACTTCAGCTACGGATTGCTCTTCGCCTTCGGGCAGCTCCGCGATTACTCCCGCCGAATCTTCGATTGGTGGAGCACCAACAATCTCCATGGATACGCCCCGATCTGCTTGGCTCATGAGGATTTCTACATCAGACGTTTGTATCATCGCATTCAG GATTGTTTTGGACGTCCCATCTCAAGTGCACCTGATGCTTGGGTTGATGTCGTCGAGAGGTTCTCTAATGACAACAACAAGACCCTCAA AATAAACCATTGCAGGAGAACAACAAAGAGCACAAGATGCCTTAACTTGGGGTCTTACAACTATCTTGGATTTGGTTCTTATGATGAATACTGCACCCCTCTTGTTATCGACTCTTTAAAGAAATTCTCCCCAAGTACATGCAGCTCCCGAGTTGATGCAG GGACTACATCTGTGCATGCGGAACTCGAGGAATGTGTTGCTAAATACGTGGGCAAACCTGCTGCTATTGTCACTGGCATGGGCTACGCAACCAACTCCGCTATCATCCCTGTCTTGATTGGAAAGGTTTGTTTTTGCTGCTATCTATCTTGTGGTGATGTTACTCCAAAAACCTATGTTTTACAGGGAGGGCTGATAATAAGCGATTCTTTGAACCATACCTCAATTGTCAATGGTGCTCGAGGTTCAGGAGCCACTATCCGTGTCTTCCAACACAACA CACCTGCTCATTTGGAAAGAGTGTTGAAAGAACAAATCGCTGAGGGACAACCTAGGACACACAGACCCTGGAAGAAAATCATGGTTGTTGTTGAGGGTATTTACAGCATGGAAGGGGAAATTTGTCAACTGCCTGAGATTGTCTCAATATGCAAGAAGTATAAG GCTTATGTTTACTTGGATGAAGCTCACAGCATTGGAGCAATTGGAAAAACAGGCAGGGGAGTTTGCGAGCTTCTTGGAGTTGACACAGCTGATGTGGACATAATGATGGGAACTTTTACCAAATCTTTCGGATCTTGTGGTGGCTATATTGCCGGATCCAAG GACCTCATCCAATATTTGAAGTACCAGTGCCCGGCTCACCTTTACGCAACATCAATCTCAACTCCTTCCGCGCAACAAATCATATCGGCCGTAAAAGTTATCCTGGGAGAGGACGGTTCTAACAGAG GTGCACAAAAGTTAGCAAGGATAAGGGAGAACAGCAACTTTTTCAGGGCTGAGTTGCAGAAGATGGGATTTGAGGTTCTTGGAGACAATGATTCCCCAGTCATGCCGATAATGCTTTACAATCCTGCCAAAATCCCAGCCTTCTCAAGGGAATGCCTGCGAGAAAAC GTGGCAGTTGTGGTTGTTGGTTTCCCAGCTACACCTTTGTTGCTAGCCAGGGCTCGAATTTGTATATCCGCATCCCACTCAAGAGAAGATCTTATTAAAGCTCTACAG GTTATAAGCAAAGCAGGTGACCTTACCGGAATCAAATATTTTCCGGCGGCTCCAAAGAAGCAAGAAGAAGTGAAAGATACCATCAAATTGGACTAA
- the LOC106323229 gene encoding cyclin-dependent kinase A-1 isoform X1 — MDQYEKVEKIGEGTYGVVYKARDKVTNETIALKKIRLEQEDEGVPSTAIREISLLKEMQHSNIVKLQDVVHSEKRLYLVFEYLDLDLKKHMDSSPDFSKDLHMIKTYLYQILRGIAYCHSHRVLHRDLKPQNLLIDRGTNSLKLADFGLARAFGIPVRTFTHEVVTLWYRAPEILLGSHHYSTPVDIWSVGCIFAEMITQKPLFPGDSEIDQLFKIFRIMGTPNEDTWPGVTSLPDYKSALPKWKPTDLKSFVPNLDPEGIDLLSKMLLMDPTKRINARAALEHDYFKDLGVMP, encoded by the exons ATGGATCAG TACGAGAAAGTTGAGAAGATCGGTGAAGGAACCTACGGTGTGGTTTATAAGGCTCGAGACAAAGTGACTAATGAGACTATTGCTTTGAAGAAGATCCGGCTCGAGCAGGAGGATGAAGGTGTACCTAGCACAGCCATTAGAGAGATCTCCCTCTTGAAAGAAATGCAGCACAGCAACATTGTCAA GTTGCAGGATGTAGTGCACAGCGAGAAGCGTTTGTATCTTGTTTTTGAGTATCTTGACTTGGATCTCAAGAAGCACATGGACTCCTCTCCTGATTTCTCCAAGGATCTGCATATGATCAAA ACGTATCTTTACCAGATTCTCCGTGGAATCGCGTATTGCCACTCTCACAGGGTTCTCCACCGTGATCTGAAGCCGCAGAATTTGTTGATTGATCGCGGCACAAATTCACTAAAGCTTGCAGATTTTGGACTGGCCAGAGCTTTCGGTATCCCCGTCAGGACATTTACTCATGAG GTGGTTACTCTCTGGTACCGAGCACCTGAGATACTCCTAGGTTCTCATCATTACTCTACACCCGTTGATATTTGGTCTGTGGGATGCATTTTCGCCGAGATGATCACCCAAAAGCCCCTGTTTCCTGGAGACTCCGAGATTGATCAACTCTTCAAGATTTTCAG AATCATGGGAACTCCAAACGAAGATACATGGCCCGGTGTAACTTCGCTGCCGGATTACAAATCTGCTTTGCCTAAATGGAAACCAACG GACTTAAAATCTTTTGTCCCGAATCTGGATCCCGAGGGAATAGATCTCCTATCT AAAATGCTGTTAATGGATCCCACGAAAAGAATCAACGCAAGAGCTGCCCTGGAGCATGATTACTTCAAGGATCTTGGCGTCATGCCTTAG
- the LOC106313514 gene encoding long chain base biosynthesis protein 2b isoform X3, with translation MITIPYLTAVSTYFSYGLLFAFGQLRDYSRRIFDWWSTNNLHGYAPICLAHEDFYIRRLYHRIQDCFGRPISSAPDAWVDVVERFSNDNNKTLKINHCRRTTKSTRCLNLGSYNYLGFGSYDEYCTPLVIDSLKKFSPSTCSSRVDAGTTSVHAELEECVAKYVGKPAAIVTGMGYATNSAIIPVLIGKGGLIISDSLNHTSIVNGARGSGATIRVFQHNTPAHLERVLKEQIAEGQPRTHRPWKKIMVVVEGIYSMEGEICQLPEIVSICKKYKAYVYLDEAHSIGAIGKTGRGVCELLGVDTADVDIMMGTFTKSFGSCGGYIAGSKDLIQYLKYQCPAHLYATSISTPSAQQIISAVKVILGEDGSNRGAQKLARIRENSNFFRAELQKMGFEVLGDNDSPVMPIMLYNPAKIPAFSRECLRENVAVVVVGFPATPLLLARARICISASHSREDLIKALQVISKAGDLTGIKYFPAAPKKQEEVKDTIKLD, from the exons ATGATTACGATCCCATACCTAACCGCTGTATCGACCTACTTCAGCTACGGATTGCTCTTCGCCTTCGGGCAGCTCCGCGATTACTCCCGCCGAATCTTCGATTGGTGGAGCACCAACAATCTCCATGGATACGCCCCGATCTGCTTGGCTCATGAGGATTTCTACATCAGACGTTTGTATCATCGCATTCAG GATTGTTTTGGACGTCCCATCTCAAGTGCACCTGATGCTTGGGTTGATGTCGTCGAGAGGTTCTCTAATGACAACAACAAGACCCTCAA AATAAACCATTGCAGGAGAACAACAAAGAGCACAAGATGCCTTAACTTGGGGTCTTACAACTATCTTGGATTTGGTTCTTATGATGAATACTGCACCCCTCTTGTTATCGACTCTTTAAAGAAATTCTCCCCAAGTACATGCAGCTCCCGAGTTGATGCAG GGACTACATCTGTGCATGCGGAACTCGAGGAATGTGTTGCTAAATACGTGGGCAAACCTGCTGCTATTGTCACTGGCATGGGCTACGCAACCAACTCCGCTATCATCCCTGTCTTGATTGGAAAG GGAGGGCTGATAATAAGCGATTCTTTGAACCATACCTCAATTGTCAATGGTGCTCGAGGTTCAGGAGCCACTATCCGTGTCTTCCAACACAACA CACCTGCTCATTTGGAAAGAGTGTTGAAAGAACAAATCGCTGAGGGACAACCTAGGACACACAGACCCTGGAAGAAAATCATGGTTGTTGTTGAGGGTATTTACAGCATGGAAGGGGAAATTTGTCAACTGCCTGAGATTGTCTCAATATGCAAGAAGTATAAG GCTTATGTTTACTTGGATGAAGCTCACAGCATTGGAGCAATTGGAAAAACAGGCAGGGGAGTTTGCGAGCTTCTTGGAGTTGACACAGCTGATGTGGACATAATGATGGGAACTTTTACCAAATCTTTCGGATCTTGTGGTGGCTATATTGCCGGATCCAAG GACCTCATCCAATATTTGAAGTACCAGTGCCCGGCTCACCTTTACGCAACATCAATCTCAACTCCTTCCGCGCAACAAATCATATCGGCCGTAAAAGTTATCCTGGGAGAGGACGGTTCTAACAGAG GTGCACAAAAGTTAGCAAGGATAAGGGAGAACAGCAACTTTTTCAGGGCTGAGTTGCAGAAGATGGGATTTGAGGTTCTTGGAGACAATGATTCCCCAGTCATGCCGATAATGCTTTACAATCCTGCCAAAATCCCAGCCTTCTCAAGGGAATGCCTGCGAGAAAAC GTGGCAGTTGTGGTTGTTGGTTTCCCAGCTACACCTTTGTTGCTAGCCAGGGCTCGAATTTGTATATCCGCATCCCACTCAAGAGAAGATCTTATTAAAGCTCTACAG GTTATAAGCAAAGCAGGTGACCTTACCGGAATCAAATATTTTCCGGCGGCTCCAAAGAAGCAAGAAGAAGTGAAAGATACCATCAAATTGGACTAA
- the LOC106323229 gene encoding cyclin-dependent kinase A-1 isoform X2 — MLQYEKVEKIGEGTYGVVYKARDKVTNETIALKKIRLEQEDEGVPSTAIREISLLKEMQHSNIVKLQDVVHSEKRLYLVFEYLDLDLKKHMDSSPDFSKDLHMIKTYLYQILRGIAYCHSHRVLHRDLKPQNLLIDRGTNSLKLADFGLARAFGIPVRTFTHEVVTLWYRAPEILLGSHHYSTPVDIWSVGCIFAEMITQKPLFPGDSEIDQLFKIFRIMGTPNEDTWPGVTSLPDYKSALPKWKPTDLKSFVPNLDPEGIDLLSKMLLMDPTKRINARAALEHDYFKDLGVMP, encoded by the exons ATGTTGCAGTACGAGAAAGTTGAGAAGATCGGTGAAGGAACCTACGGTGTGGTTTATAAGGCTCGAGACAAAGTGACTAATGAGACTATTGCTTTGAAGAAGATCCGGCTCGAGCAGGAGGATGAAGGTGTACCTAGCACAGCCATTAGAGAGATCTCCCTCTTGAAAGAAATGCAGCACAGCAACATTGTCAA GTTGCAGGATGTAGTGCACAGCGAGAAGCGTTTGTATCTTGTTTTTGAGTATCTTGACTTGGATCTCAAGAAGCACATGGACTCCTCTCCTGATTTCTCCAAGGATCTGCATATGATCAAA ACGTATCTTTACCAGATTCTCCGTGGAATCGCGTATTGCCACTCTCACAGGGTTCTCCACCGTGATCTGAAGCCGCAGAATTTGTTGATTGATCGCGGCACAAATTCACTAAAGCTTGCAGATTTTGGACTGGCCAGAGCTTTCGGTATCCCCGTCAGGACATTTACTCATGAG GTGGTTACTCTCTGGTACCGAGCACCTGAGATACTCCTAGGTTCTCATCATTACTCTACACCCGTTGATATTTGGTCTGTGGGATGCATTTTCGCCGAGATGATCACCCAAAAGCCCCTGTTTCCTGGAGACTCCGAGATTGATCAACTCTTCAAGATTTTCAG AATCATGGGAACTCCAAACGAAGATACATGGCCCGGTGTAACTTCGCTGCCGGATTACAAATCTGCTTTGCCTAAATGGAAACCAACG GACTTAAAATCTTTTGTCCCGAATCTGGATCCCGAGGGAATAGATCTCCTATCT AAAATGCTGTTAATGGATCCCACGAAAAGAATCAACGCAAGAGCTGCCCTGGAGCATGATTACTTCAAGGATCTTGGCGTCATGCCTTAG
- the LOC106313514 gene encoding long chain base biosynthesis protein 2b isoform X2, which translates to MITIPYLTAVSTYFSYGLLFAFGQLRDYSRRIFDWWSTNNLHGYAPICLAHEDFYIRRLYHRIQDCFGRPISSAPDAWVDVVERFSNDNNKTLKRTTKSTRCLNLGSYNYLGFGSYDEYCTPLVIDSLKKFSPSTCSSRVDAGTTSVHAELEECVAKYVGKPAAIVTGMGYATNSAIIPVLIGKVCFCCYLSCGDVTPKTYVLQGGLIISDSLNHTSIVNGARGSGATIRVFQHNTPAHLERVLKEQIAEGQPRTHRPWKKIMVVVEGIYSMEGEICQLPEIVSICKKYKAYVYLDEAHSIGAIGKTGRGVCELLGVDTADVDIMMGTFTKSFGSCGGYIAGSKDLIQYLKYQCPAHLYATSISTPSAQQIISAVKVILGEDGSNRGAQKLARIRENSNFFRAELQKMGFEVLGDNDSPVMPIMLYNPAKIPAFSRECLRENVAVVVVGFPATPLLLARARICISASHSREDLIKALQVISKAGDLTGIKYFPAAPKKQEEVKDTIKLD; encoded by the exons ATGATTACGATCCCATACCTAACCGCTGTATCGACCTACTTCAGCTACGGATTGCTCTTCGCCTTCGGGCAGCTCCGCGATTACTCCCGCCGAATCTTCGATTGGTGGAGCACCAACAATCTCCATGGATACGCCCCGATCTGCTTGGCTCATGAGGATTTCTACATCAGACGTTTGTATCATCGCATTCAG GATTGTTTTGGACGTCCCATCTCAAGTGCACCTGATGCTTGGGTTGATGTCGTCGAGAGGTTCTCTAATGACAACAACAAGACCCTCAA GAGAACAACAAAGAGCACAAGATGCCTTAACTTGGGGTCTTACAACTATCTTGGATTTGGTTCTTATGATGAATACTGCACCCCTCTTGTTATCGACTCTTTAAAGAAATTCTCCCCAAGTACATGCAGCTCCCGAGTTGATGCAG GGACTACATCTGTGCATGCGGAACTCGAGGAATGTGTTGCTAAATACGTGGGCAAACCTGCTGCTATTGTCACTGGCATGGGCTACGCAACCAACTCCGCTATCATCCCTGTCTTGATTGGAAAGGTTTGTTTTTGCTGCTATCTATCTTGTGGTGATGTTACTCCAAAAACCTATGTTTTACAGGGAGGGCTGATAATAAGCGATTCTTTGAACCATACCTCAATTGTCAATGGTGCTCGAGGTTCAGGAGCCACTATCCGTGTCTTCCAACACAACA CACCTGCTCATTTGGAAAGAGTGTTGAAAGAACAAATCGCTGAGGGACAACCTAGGACACACAGACCCTGGAAGAAAATCATGGTTGTTGTTGAGGGTATTTACAGCATGGAAGGGGAAATTTGTCAACTGCCTGAGATTGTCTCAATATGCAAGAAGTATAAG GCTTATGTTTACTTGGATGAAGCTCACAGCATTGGAGCAATTGGAAAAACAGGCAGGGGAGTTTGCGAGCTTCTTGGAGTTGACACAGCTGATGTGGACATAATGATGGGAACTTTTACCAAATCTTTCGGATCTTGTGGTGGCTATATTGCCGGATCCAAG GACCTCATCCAATATTTGAAGTACCAGTGCCCGGCTCACCTTTACGCAACATCAATCTCAACTCCTTCCGCGCAACAAATCATATCGGCCGTAAAAGTTATCCTGGGAGAGGACGGTTCTAACAGAG GTGCACAAAAGTTAGCAAGGATAAGGGAGAACAGCAACTTTTTCAGGGCTGAGTTGCAGAAGATGGGATTTGAGGTTCTTGGAGACAATGATTCCCCAGTCATGCCGATAATGCTTTACAATCCTGCCAAAATCCCAGCCTTCTCAAGGGAATGCCTGCGAGAAAAC GTGGCAGTTGTGGTTGTTGGTTTCCCAGCTACACCTTTGTTGCTAGCCAGGGCTCGAATTTGTATATCCGCATCCCACTCAAGAGAAGATCTTATTAAAGCTCTACAG GTTATAAGCAAAGCAGGTGACCTTACCGGAATCAAATATTTTCCGGCGGCTCCAAAGAAGCAAGAAGAAGTGAAAGATACCATCAAATTGGACTAA
- the LOC106313514 gene encoding long chain base biosynthesis protein 2b isoform X4 produces MITIPYLTAVSTYFSYGLLFAFGQLRDYSRRIFDWWSTNNLHGYAPICLAHEDFYIRRLYHRIQDCFGRPISSAPDAWVDVVERFSNDNNKTLKRTTKSTRCLNLGSYNYLGFGSYDEYCTPLVIDSLKKFSPSTCSSRVDAGTTSVHAELEECVAKYVGKPAAIVTGMGYATNSAIIPVLIGKGGLIISDSLNHTSIVNGARGSGATIRVFQHNTPAHLERVLKEQIAEGQPRTHRPWKKIMVVVEGIYSMEGEICQLPEIVSICKKYKAYVYLDEAHSIGAIGKTGRGVCELLGVDTADVDIMMGTFTKSFGSCGGYIAGSKDLIQYLKYQCPAHLYATSISTPSAQQIISAVKVILGEDGSNRGAQKLARIRENSNFFRAELQKMGFEVLGDNDSPVMPIMLYNPAKIPAFSRECLRENVAVVVVGFPATPLLLARARICISASHSREDLIKALQVISKAGDLTGIKYFPAAPKKQEEVKDTIKLD; encoded by the exons ATGATTACGATCCCATACCTAACCGCTGTATCGACCTACTTCAGCTACGGATTGCTCTTCGCCTTCGGGCAGCTCCGCGATTACTCCCGCCGAATCTTCGATTGGTGGAGCACCAACAATCTCCATGGATACGCCCCGATCTGCTTGGCTCATGAGGATTTCTACATCAGACGTTTGTATCATCGCATTCAG GATTGTTTTGGACGTCCCATCTCAAGTGCACCTGATGCTTGGGTTGATGTCGTCGAGAGGTTCTCTAATGACAACAACAAGACCCTCAA GAGAACAACAAAGAGCACAAGATGCCTTAACTTGGGGTCTTACAACTATCTTGGATTTGGTTCTTATGATGAATACTGCACCCCTCTTGTTATCGACTCTTTAAAGAAATTCTCCCCAAGTACATGCAGCTCCCGAGTTGATGCAG GGACTACATCTGTGCATGCGGAACTCGAGGAATGTGTTGCTAAATACGTGGGCAAACCTGCTGCTATTGTCACTGGCATGGGCTACGCAACCAACTCCGCTATCATCCCTGTCTTGATTGGAAAG GGAGGGCTGATAATAAGCGATTCTTTGAACCATACCTCAATTGTCAATGGTGCTCGAGGTTCAGGAGCCACTATCCGTGTCTTCCAACACAACA CACCTGCTCATTTGGAAAGAGTGTTGAAAGAACAAATCGCTGAGGGACAACCTAGGACACACAGACCCTGGAAGAAAATCATGGTTGTTGTTGAGGGTATTTACAGCATGGAAGGGGAAATTTGTCAACTGCCTGAGATTGTCTCAATATGCAAGAAGTATAAG GCTTATGTTTACTTGGATGAAGCTCACAGCATTGGAGCAATTGGAAAAACAGGCAGGGGAGTTTGCGAGCTTCTTGGAGTTGACACAGCTGATGTGGACATAATGATGGGAACTTTTACCAAATCTTTCGGATCTTGTGGTGGCTATATTGCCGGATCCAAG GACCTCATCCAATATTTGAAGTACCAGTGCCCGGCTCACCTTTACGCAACATCAATCTCAACTCCTTCCGCGCAACAAATCATATCGGCCGTAAAAGTTATCCTGGGAGAGGACGGTTCTAACAGAG GTGCACAAAAGTTAGCAAGGATAAGGGAGAACAGCAACTTTTTCAGGGCTGAGTTGCAGAAGATGGGATTTGAGGTTCTTGGAGACAATGATTCCCCAGTCATGCCGATAATGCTTTACAATCCTGCCAAAATCCCAGCCTTCTCAAGGGAATGCCTGCGAGAAAAC GTGGCAGTTGTGGTTGTTGGTTTCCCAGCTACACCTTTGTTGCTAGCCAGGGCTCGAATTTGTATATCCGCATCCCACTCAAGAGAAGATCTTATTAAAGCTCTACAG GTTATAAGCAAAGCAGGTGACCTTACCGGAATCAAATATTTTCCGGCGGCTCCAAAGAAGCAAGAAGAAGTGAAAGATACCATCAAATTGGACTAA